The DNA region ATTTTTTGAAGATTAAGAACTTATGTTCAGAGATCTCATTATTAAATCCGGATGAGGCTATCTCTGAAGCAcgaatgagaagaattatcattcgtggtttgaagaaagaatatattccttttgttaCATCATTTCAAGGATGGGCTCAACAACCATCCTTGGAGGAGTTTGAGAATTTGTTGTCATCACGGGAGCTACTAGCCAAACAGATGGCTAGTGTGTCTATCAAAGAAGGGGCGGGAAATGCTCTTGTTGCTAACAAGAGGAATTTTAAAGAAATACATGAGCGAAGTTACTCAAGAGAGATGATACATTCTCAATTCCATGAGGGGTCAAGCTTGCCAAGACAGAAGGAAGAGTATTCTAATAACGGTAAGAAGACTATTAAATGTTATCGATGTGGTGAAGTAGGACACAAAAAAAGATTTTGCCGAGCCAAGGAAAGCTACATGGCTCAAACTGAGAGAGCTCCTGAAGAAGAAGATTGGGGAAGGTGCTTTGTAGCTGAGACTCGAGTAGTAGATGCCTTGGCTTCTCTCAATTTCGAAAGAGGCTGGATCGTGGATTCAGGATGTGGGCACTATCTCACTGAAGATGAATCTaaatttttcaacttccaaaacaaTGGTTGTGATGTCATTGTGACAGCAGATAATACGGTCCATCACGTGGAGAAGGAAGACACTGGTGTCATCAACAAGAagcaagaaaattttgaaaatgttcAGACTGGTGACGTGGTAGCTGTTACCGAAGAAATCAACGAAGCAAATCCTGAAGCTGGTAATAAAAGTCTGGACGTGAGGGATGTTGAAGTAGAACCCGAGCAGGCAGTGTCTGAAACTATATATGGCAATAGTGACCATTCCGGAGAAAGCATTGAGGGAGTTGTAGTGGAAGTTGAAGTCTCTGGTCAATCATCTGACATATCAGAGTCAATCACTAGCTCAGATCAAATACTGGAAGCAGATGGAGAAGCCGGCGGTCAAATAAATGAAGAGGTTGACCTTGAAGGATCAATTTCATATGGAGATACAAGCAGTATGATTTTTGGAAGCTCTGAAGCTGCCAAACAATTATTGAGGAGCTGGAAAGGGAATGTAGTTGTGGATCCTATCTTTGGTATTGAGGCTTCGAAGGAAATTCATGGTCAGATCGTCACGACTCAAGTGTTTTTCCAGATAACACAATTGTTAAGGAGCTAAGAGAAAGGGGGAGTCTGGAAACTCAAGAATGTGAAGTTCAGCATGAAGATGATTCACGTGGTTCGCAAAGGCCAAAAAGAAATGGTGGCAAGTCTGCCCGATGTAGAGATGAAAATTTTATCAAGACGTATTCATGTTTCTTTGGAGGCCCAATTATTAGCGAAAAACCATCATCatttgaagaaggaagaagtgtCGGGAAAACATTGTTGAGATCTTCACCAAGGCATGTCCAAAAGCTTCGTCTGAGTTCTTTCGCGACAAGTTCAGGATAGCTtccaaaaaattactttaagggggagtgtgaaaaattaaagttaatttcTTGGAAGAATAAATATCATAGATGTTTAGAAGAGTTTCTAGAAAGTTATAATgtaatatctttgatatatattgtattaGGAAATGTCTAGAAATTCTAGACACTTAGATATTTATAGTTGAGGATAGAATTATCTAGATCCTTTTGTTTCTAGAATAATATCAAGATATTCTAGAGTAGTGGTAGGAGATAAAGATGACTAGATTTTTCTAATGGATGTATCTAGAAGTATTTCTAGAACCATCCCTACATAAGTATAAATAGGGTGGCCTCAGTCATTTGTAACCAACCCCAATTGTAAGCTAATACTACCAATACAAGCCAATTCAAGTAAACTTTTCCTTTCcatagcttcctcttctttagttgaatcttccgatctAAGTTAACGATCTTGGGCTAGTAGAAGGTCTCCTCGATTTACtttttcttctgctatatttctctacagTACCACATAAATACAAATCTAGCACATTtaattttaccaaaaaaaaaaaaaaagtaaatgcTACGTACATGTAAGTTTATATAGTACGTACACTACAAGAAAACAGGCTATTAGCTAGAGACCGAATCCCTAGCTAACTTATAAAAATCCCTAGCTAAAGTCATTTTAGCTAGGAAAATGACCCTAGCTGGATTCCGTAGCTAATACGCGCCTAGCTAAATTTAGCTAGGAGTATAGTCATCCCTAGCTAAATATAGCTTGGACTCTTGCTAGGCAGCCATCCGTAGCAAATGTTAGCTATGGACTAGCCCTAGTTAAACTCCTAGCTGAATTTGTTTAGAGGATGGCAATTATCTTTACAATTAGCTAGGAATATCCCAAGCTAAAATGTTTGTCACTCCTAGCCATTCTCAAACTAATTTGGTACAGTTTCCGTAAGCTTATAAAGAACGCAATTGTTGTTTTCTGTATAATTTGAATATGATAAGAATGATAACATAAGTCATTCAAGTTGCAACAAATCATTGGTAactgatatttatatataaatcttGTACAAATGTCTCAAACTGTACCATTCATCTCAAAAAGATGAAGAATGTGTTTACAAATGAGATAATACATGTCTAATAACATTAATTCCCAATATATTAAGGTTGATCCGAAGGGAAACCACAACCATTGTCTCCATTTATTGTCGTTGTCTTTCCATCTTTACCTCCTCGACTTCAACACTATCTTCATTTCCTTGGTGTACAATTCAAACCCGCCTCCTTTTATTCTTAACAATAAATCTGCAAACAAAACTAAggtaattaattattatatcaactaacaaaaataaagttaacaGTGCTTGAATACAACGTGGCTTAATATTAAACAGTTTCTAAGAGCACCTTTATATGAACCATCACTTGCACCCACTCATTATTCATAAAGAGATATCGAAGGCATTTGAGAGGCAAAAATCAGGGGAAAGAGAGCAACACAGGTCAATTAAGTAAAGAAAAATAAGCTTTTCTACAAAACATAGCAGACAAGAAAGTAACACCAGTATGATATCTTTGATTATCCAACGACTTTGGAGCATCAACAGGAGCTCTAGATCTGGCTCGGCTGAGCGTTTGACTGAAATGACTGGTAAAACTTGAATTAATAATTCAGAGATCACATGTTTGGCTGGAATTGACAGATGACTACTAGATTCTGATTATTTTTACACTTTTTCTCCGGTAGAAGCCCTTGGAAAACAGAACAAGGATTGTTTCATGATAGATCATCATCTATGGGTAATTGTAACTAGTTCATTTCAGAACAAAACCAGCAAACAACCGAAATAAGTGACAGTGGGGAAATATTGAAGCCAATGAAACATTTAATTACAAACCTAAAGGTACTTCGCTCCAAGTATACTGAAGAATTAACAAGAAGCTCAACACTAATAACTTAATGTGAGAAATAACTACTACAACAAATGTGCCTCGGTACCAAACTAATTAGGTCCAGAAGCAAGCAAATATAATCCAGTGAGAACTTCACAATCATATTATGGAGCAGATCTAGTATTCTCAAGGTTCAGTACTTAAGTTCTTACCTACTTCAGTGACATACTTTAGTTGTAGGCTAAATCACCAGATACACAGCATACAGAAACCCAATTCATACACAACATATGGAGGCAACAATGGATCCATTCTTTTCCCCAAGCACGTTGAAATTTTAAGCATAAATCATATCTAAAAACAACCCATCGCTAAAATGACATCAGTAATTTGGAACAAAATTCTTCTGATTGACAAAATGTGTGTTAACTTAGCTGACTGCTTTGGTATAATAACTTATACTAAAGTCAGAAAGCCCAAAATCAACAGCTTTGTATCAACATCTTCATTTTTAGGGGGTGAAAGGGGCGGGCACTTGTAAAAGCATTGTTAACCACAGTatcaaaatgaaatagaaaGCAAGTAGTCTTTACTGAGAGTAAGAAGTTTCCTATAAACTCGTGCTTCAAGTCATGTTCAAGCATACATTGAAAATGATAAAATGCCACTACACTTAGAATTTGAACAACAATAAGTTTCGCATCATCCTTCAGATATTTACCATCTCTGCAATAGATATAAGACAATGAAATACAAATTGCAAGCACCGGAAGAAGTTTACTTAATTTATTAAAAGCATTCCATTTACCTTGACAATATTCACTCTAGTAATTTTCCTCCTTCACACAATCTGCAGATTCAAAAGTTTAAGGACCATAAGGCACAAAACTATCCTACTGGAGGAGAATACTTCTGCCCATTActaaatcaaaatattgacaaTCTTGAAGAAAAGTCTAAATAGTGTAGATACGGAACTATGTTAACCCGACTCTGCAACATGGAGTAATCCCAAATAGTAGAATGATAGTTCCATTGTTAACTTAGTACAAAACTTTGCTAACCAGGAACAAATCAAAATAATAGCATAAGCTTTTCCAGATTCATTATTTCCTAAAAGAGGTGATAGGAAAACCACTCTATACTAGGAAAAAGGCACTGTGAAGGaaccaaaagcataaaaaatgTGTCTCTTTTTGTGTTTCTTGGAATGCAATATTATAACAGTACAAACTAGATATCTGAGAGCAAGCATGCTTCAAGTAAAAGTAATATGTATGACTTATATTAAGGAAATACTTCACAATCACTTGACACTAGTTAAAAAGTATAATAACAATTTTAGCTGAAATCAAGTAGAAGTATTCTTCTCTTCCAtgtgtattataagtttcaatAATGCTAAACTTACTATACTATAGGCTTATGTTCTTACAGTGTCATCAGTCAGGTAAGGTGCCATTATAATGAAATGTggtttttttaatcatttaatgAATTTAGATATGGTAAGTAGTTCCTTGCTTGTATATCATGTGTATCACATTAATCATTGCAGCTTTTGATTTCATCCTAAGAACAAAATGAAGCATAGGTACATCTGTAGTTATCCAATACTTACCTTATTTAGTAGTAATAAAATACTTACCTTATCCAAAAAGGAACAAAATCATAGATCCCACTATTAATTCTCACATCTTCATCACTTTATCAGAACAGATCTGGAAGAGTAAAGAGAAGACAACTAGTACAGGTTACCTCTGTTTTCAATCTTCGCTTAGCATGTTGCCCTCTTtgagaataatttttcttggttTACCCTAGGAACAATAATTCTTCTTCATGTTCCTCTAAAATCTCAAAAATAACTACTCTGAATAGAAATATAAGAGCAACGAGCTAATAATCAAAAAACCCAAAGAAAACATACACATAGAAACAATTTAAATCACATTATAAAAAGGTGcactttctatatataagaCAGGAAACACGAATCATTAGAGGAATCACTTCTTAGGTCCACATTTAACAATGAATTAAACATTCACAAGAGATTCTGGTGTGAGGAAGCCAGGAAGGTATTGATGAACACTCACAAGAAGACCTCTTTGAAGGTATAGGAGAAATTCTTACCAGAAGCTTACAAGCGACAGCCATAAACAGTTGTCATTTCAACTCGATTTACTGAATTGCAAGACGCTAGTTCGAGTGTTTAGAGGGGATGAAGAGACGTGGAAGAGTGCGTGGGTGTTTAGCGGATTTCAAGGATCGGAGAAAAGAGTATTTCAATTAGAATGAGATTATTAAGGTTTTAAGCGCCAACTTCAAAGAATTAAGAAAAAGGGCTCAATTTAGGGATTTAACCAGTAAGAATAAATACTGACGTTTAATTTACTAGAAATTAGCTACACATTATCGCTAGCTAGGctgaattttttgaatttttttttttttacttccaaATCCCGCTAAAAAGTTGCTAGAGTTTTGGCGGACAATTTCCCAAATTAATGCATTTTTGTAGGGATAATTCAGGAAATCTCTTAGTTATTATGTGATTAAAATTTCGAACTTCAGAATTCAAGCAAAATACATTTTTCATTTGTAGAGAGTGTCATTGAAAAGTAAAGAGTTATGTTTAAATGTAAtattcaacaataacaacatacccaatgtaatttcacaagtgggtCTGGAAAGGGTAAGATGTATctcttacctctacctttatggggtagagaggttgtttccgatagaccctcggctcaaaagaaatatAGTTAATGCGGGATTGTAAGAGAAATAAGACAACGAAATATCCAGATACAGAAGAAATGGAGCAACACATTAGAAATACACACCCACATAAGGATAATGATCTACGCGATACCAAAATAATACCACTACGAAAAGGAGAGAGAGGATGGAAAGGTAAGCCCCCTACCTCCCTCACACACAGCGCGACGAAACTCAACTACCGACTAACTTTCTATTTTAGTCCTTGACCTCCAAAGCTtactatctaaggtcatgtcttCAATTAGCTGAAGTTGtgtcatgtcctgtctaatcatccccccccccaaattcttcttcggcctacctctacctctcctaattCCTACTGCCGTTTATCTCTCACACATCCTCTTCACATGTCtgaaccatctcagtctcgccTCCCTCATCTTGTCCGCCACAGAGGCCACTCCAACCTTGTCCCgtatatcttcattcctaatcataTCTCTTCTGGTATGACCACACATCTATCTGAGCATCCACGTCTCCGCtaccttcatcttctgaacgtgaaCGTTCTAGACTGGTCAGCATTTTGCCCCATACACTATactggtctaaccaccactctgtGGAACTTTCTCTTTTGGGTATAACTTGTGCTTCGATCTTCACTTCCACATCTGTCTCTTGCATCACGTCACTAAACTTGCATTCACTCCGTCTTAGTCCTGCTTAACTTGAAACCTTTCGATTCGAAGGTCGTTCTCAAAACTTTCAACCTATCGTTAACTCCACTGAGCGTCTCGTCAATCAAAACTATATCATCTGCAAATAACATATACCACATCACCTCCTCATGAACAAAAATAGTAGCGTAGACGTTGATTAAGAAATTTGATTAGCATTAAGAACACGTCTCTTTGCTTTGATATGATCTCCGCACTGACAttccaaaaaaattgttatGAACAGTTATGATGAAGCTTTCCTAAGAGGCTTAGCTtcaaatcccccccccccccttcctcCCGCTTGATTCCAAGGCTTTAGCCTTAACTTGTTGACGTATTCTTGTGGTGCATTTCATATGTTGGGCTTTGTTCATGGACGCACCTGTGGCTGAGTACGGACATGTCAGTCCCTCGTCTGGCACTAAGCATCGCTCTCGCGCACATATTCCAATCCTCAAGTTTGACGTTTGCTTTGTACCTGCGCACATTGCTTGCTATTTGCCCAGTAGGGAAGCTCTTAAGTCCTTGGTCATTGTCATGTGTGTTTTCATAATATCCCTACGATTGTCTCATGACATTGCCAAACATAGCCCTCACGATATACTTCCATCCCGCATATTGTAGTGTCACCCCCTGACAACATGTGTAACAACGAACCCTAGCTGGCAAGAATAAACCGTTGTATTAAAGCAGTCATAGGTTGAAGTGGTTCTAGTGGTGGACGAAAAGAGCAATATTGGGGATTCAGAGATAAAAGGGTTCAACGGGTTAAGGGGTTCGGAGTCTTTGttccatatttttatatttattgttttatttatttttttttccttttcctactTTAGTGTGAATTATACAAACTACCGACGTTAAagagaataaacactaaattACACGGAACAAAACCAAAAGattcaacataaaaaaaaaaaaaacaaataaatagatTTAAAGAATTAATTTATCCAATTTTCGCGACACACTTTTCGTTTATTAGTTTTTCCCTATAATTATTACACTATCTCATATTTAAAATCAACTAAATTtaaacttcttattttacccttgatGAGATGATTGTGATTACCACTCGTAATGTCTATGGTTTGTTTTAGacg from Lycium ferocissimum isolate CSIRO_LF1 chromosome 2, AGI_CSIRO_Lferr_CH_V1, whole genome shotgun sequence includes:
- the LOC132047737 gene encoding uncharacterized protein LOC132047737, whose translation is MRRIIIRGLKKEYIPFVTSFQGWAQQPSLEEFENLLSSRELLAKQMASVSIKEGAGNALVANKRNFKEIHERSYSREMIHSQFHEGSSLPRQKEEYSNNGKKTIKCYRCGEVGHKKRFCRAKESYMAQTERAPEEEDWGRCFVAETRVVDALASLNFERGWIVDSGYNTVHHVEKEDTGVINKKQENFENVQTGDVVAVTEEINEANPEAGNKSLDVRDVEVEPEQAVSETIYGNSDHSGESIEGVVVEVEVSGQSSDISESITSSDQILEADGEAGGQINEEVDLEGSISYGDTSSMIFGSSEAAKQLLRSWKGNVVVDPIFDNTIVKELRERGSLETQECEVQHEDDSRGSQRPKRNGGKSARCRDENFIKTYSCFFGGPIISEKPSSFEEGRSVGKTLLRSSPRHVQKLRLSSFATSSG